One Anser cygnoides isolate HZ-2024a breed goose chromosome 4, Taihu_goose_T2T_genome, whole genome shotgun sequence genomic region harbors:
- the NPY1R gene encoding neuropeptide Y receptor type 1: MRPVAAVKIIRQVGNNMNASVLSSLGNSSSHLNFSEKNSQILQFEDEDCHVPLAMVFTLALAYGTVIILGVSGNLALIVIILKQKEMRNVTNILIVNLSFSDLLVTIMCLPFTFVYTLMDHWIFGEAMCKLNPFVQCASITVSVFSLVLIAIERHQLIINPRGWRPNNRHAYMGIAAIWILATASSLPFLIYHVLTDEPFRNITFDEYKDKYVCLDLFPLDTARLSYTTTLLVIQYFGPLCFIFICYLKIYIRLKKRNNMMDKMRDNKYRSSETKRINIMLISIVVAFAVCWLPLTIFNIVFDWNHEILPVATCSHNLLFLICHLTAMISTCVNPIFYGFLNKNFQRDLQFLFHFCHFRSREEDYETIAMSTMHTDVSKTSLKQASPVAFKKINIDDDDKI; this comes from the exons ATGAGACCCGTGGCAGCTGTGAAAATTATACGGCAGGTTGGGAACAACATGAATGCTTCAGTTCTCAGCTCCCTGGGAAACAGTTCCAGCCACCTAAATTTTTCGGAGAAGAACTCGCAGATCTTACAGTTTGAGGATGAAGATTGCCACGTGCCTTTGGCCATGGTCTTCACCTTGGCCTTGGCTTATGGGACTGTGATAATTCTGGGAGTCTCTGGGAATCTGGCCCTTATcgtcattattttaaaacaaaaggaaatgcgCAATGTTACTAACATCCTCATTGTCAACCTGTCCTTTTCTGATCTTCTAGTGACCATCATGTGTCTTCCCTTTACCTTTGTGTATACCTTAATGGACCACTGGATTTTTGGGGAGGCCATGTGCAAATTGAACCCTTTCGTGCAATGTGCCTCAATCACCGTCTCGGTCTTTTCTTTAGTCCTCATTGCCATTGAGCGCCACCAGCTTATCATCAACCCCCGAGGCTGGAGGCCGAACAACAGGCATGCCTACATGGGGATTGCTGCCATATGGATTTTAGCCACAGCTTCCTCCTTGCCTTTCCTGATCTACCACGTGCTAACAGACGAACCCTTCAGAAACATAACGTTTGATGAATATAAGGACAAATATGTGTGTTTGGACCTGTTCCCCTTGGACACTGCCCGGCTTTCTTACACCACGACTCTATTGGTGATTCAGTACTTTGGACcgctttgttttatatttatttgctaCTTAAAG ATATACATacgattaaaaaaaaggaacaacatGATGGACAAGATGAGAGACAATAAGTACAGATCCTCTGAAACCAAAAGGATCAACATCATGCTGATCTCAATAGTGGTTGCCTTTGCCGTTTGCTGGCTGCCTCTGACCATCTTCAATATCGTGTTTGATTGGAACCATGAAATTCTGCCCGTTGCTACCTGCAGCCACAACCTCTTGTTCCTCATCTGCCACCTCACCGCCATGATCTCCACCTGTGTGAACCCCATCTTCTATGGGTTTCTCAACAAGAACTTCCAGAGGGACCTGCAGTTTTTATTCCACTTTTGCCACTTCCGCTCCCGTGAGGAGGATTATGAGACCATAGCCATGTCCACCATGCACACAGATGTTTCAAAAACCTCTCTAAAGCAGGCAAGCCCAGtcgcatttaaaaaaataaatatcgATGATGATGACAAAATATAA